The following are encoded in a window of Ictalurus punctatus breed USDA103 chromosome 13, Coco_2.0, whole genome shotgun sequence genomic DNA:
- the adkb gene encoding adenosine kinase b isoform X1, translated as MAQKQDARAHTETAVNETLSENALFGMGNPLLDICAVVDKDFLDRYGLKPNDQILAEEKHKALFDELVKKSKVEYHAGGSTQNSVKIAQWMIQEPHKVATFFGCIGKDHFGEILKQKAAEAHVDAHYYEQNEQPTGTCAACITGDNRSLVANLAAANCYNKEKHLDLESNWNLVEKARVYYIAGFFLTVSPESVLKVAKHASEHNKIFSLNLSAPFISQFFKGPLMSVMPYVDILFGNETEAATFAKEQGLETDDIEEIAHRVKLLPKVNRNRQRIVVFTQGQYDTIATVGEKVMRFKVLDIDQNDIVDTNGAGDAFVGGFLSELVQEKSLEQCIYAGHYAANVIIQRSGCTFPEKPDFH; from the exons ATGGCTCAGAAGCAGGATGCTAGAGCTCACACAGAGACAGCAGTGAATGAAACACTCAG tgAGAACGCTCTGTTTGGGATGGGTAATCCCCTGCTGGACATCTGTGCCGTGGTGGACAAAGACTTTCTGGACAG gtatGGCCTGAAGCCCAATGATCAGATCCTAGCAGAAGAGAAGCACAAAGCACT gtttGATGAGCTTGTGAAGAAGAGTAAAGTGGAGTACCATGCAGGTGGCTCGACACAGAACTCTGTTAAAATTGCACAG tggaTGATCCAGGAGCCCCACAAGGTGGCGACGTTTTTCGGCTGTATAGGGAAAGATCACTTTGGGGAGATCCTGAAGCAGAAAGCGGCTGAAGCTCACGTGGACGCTCATTATTACGAGCAGAACGAACAACCGACAGGAACCTGTGCAGCCTGCATCACCGGGGAcaacag gtctctGGTTGCTAACCTGGCAGCTGCAAACTGTTACAATAAGGAGAAACATCTGGATCTGGAGAGTAACTGGAACCTGGTGGAGAAAGCAAGAGTCTACTACATTGCT ggtttcTTCCTGACCGTATCTCCGGAGTCGGTGTTGAAGGTGGCCAAGCACGCGAGTGAACACAACAAGATCTTCAGCCTGAACCTGTCGGCTCCCTTCATCAGTCAGTTCTTCAAAGGGCCGCTGATGAGCGTCATGCCCTACGTCGACATCCTGTTCGGCAACGAgacg GAAGCAGCTACGTTTGCAAAGGAGCAGGGATTGGAG acggATGATATAGAAGAGATTGCGCACAGGGTGAAGCTCCTCCCCAAAGTGAACAGGAACAGACAGAGGATTGTGGTGTTCACTCAGGGGCAGTATGATACCATCGCCACTGTGG gtGAGAAGGTGATGAGGTTCAAGGTGTTGGATATTGATCAGAATGATATTGTGGACACTAACGGAGCAGGAGACGCTTTTGTAGGAG ggttcCTCTCTGAGCTGGTTCAGGAGAAATCTCTGGAGCAGTGTATCTATGCAGGTCACTACGCTGCTAACGTCATCATCCAACGCTCCGGGTGCACCTTCCCCGAGAAACCGGACTTTCATTAA
- the adkb gene encoding adenosine kinase b isoform X2, producing the protein MPTASENALFGMGNPLLDICAVVDKDFLDRYGLKPNDQILAEEKHKALFDELVKKSKVEYHAGGSTQNSVKIAQWMIQEPHKVATFFGCIGKDHFGEILKQKAAEAHVDAHYYEQNEQPTGTCAACITGDNRSLVANLAAANCYNKEKHLDLESNWNLVEKARVYYIAGFFLTVSPESVLKVAKHASEHNKIFSLNLSAPFISQFFKGPLMSVMPYVDILFGNETEAATFAKEQGLETDDIEEIAHRVKLLPKVNRNRQRIVVFTQGQYDTIATVGEKVMRFKVLDIDQNDIVDTNGAGDAFVGGFLSELVQEKSLEQCIYAGHYAANVIIQRSGCTFPEKPDFH; encoded by the exons ATGCCCACAGCCAG tgAGAACGCTCTGTTTGGGATGGGTAATCCCCTGCTGGACATCTGTGCCGTGGTGGACAAAGACTTTCTGGACAG gtatGGCCTGAAGCCCAATGATCAGATCCTAGCAGAAGAGAAGCACAAAGCACT gtttGATGAGCTTGTGAAGAAGAGTAAAGTGGAGTACCATGCAGGTGGCTCGACACAGAACTCTGTTAAAATTGCACAG tggaTGATCCAGGAGCCCCACAAGGTGGCGACGTTTTTCGGCTGTATAGGGAAAGATCACTTTGGGGAGATCCTGAAGCAGAAAGCGGCTGAAGCTCACGTGGACGCTCATTATTACGAGCAGAACGAACAACCGACAGGAACCTGTGCAGCCTGCATCACCGGGGAcaacag gtctctGGTTGCTAACCTGGCAGCTGCAAACTGTTACAATAAGGAGAAACATCTGGATCTGGAGAGTAACTGGAACCTGGTGGAGAAAGCAAGAGTCTACTACATTGCT ggtttcTTCCTGACCGTATCTCCGGAGTCGGTGTTGAAGGTGGCCAAGCACGCGAGTGAACACAACAAGATCTTCAGCCTGAACCTGTCGGCTCCCTTCATCAGTCAGTTCTTCAAAGGGCCGCTGATGAGCGTCATGCCCTACGTCGACATCCTGTTCGGCAACGAgacg GAAGCAGCTACGTTTGCAAAGGAGCAGGGATTGGAG acggATGATATAGAAGAGATTGCGCACAGGGTGAAGCTCCTCCCCAAAGTGAACAGGAACAGACAGAGGATTGTGGTGTTCACTCAGGGGCAGTATGATACCATCGCCACTGTGG gtGAGAAGGTGATGAGGTTCAAGGTGTTGGATATTGATCAGAATGATATTGTGGACACTAACGGAGCAGGAGACGCTTTTGTAGGAG ggttcCTCTCTGAGCTGGTTCAGGAGAAATCTCTGGAGCAGTGTATCTATGCAGGTCACTACGCTGCTAACGTCATCATCCAACGCTCCGGGTGCACCTTCCCCGAGAAACCGGACTTTCATTAA
- the adkb gene encoding adenosine kinase b isoform X3: MGNPLLDICAVVDKDFLDRYGLKPNDQILAEEKHKALFDELVKKSKVEYHAGGSTQNSVKIAQWMIQEPHKVATFFGCIGKDHFGEILKQKAAEAHVDAHYYEQNEQPTGTCAACITGDNRSLVANLAAANCYNKEKHLDLESNWNLVEKARVYYIAGFFLTVSPESVLKVAKHASEHNKIFSLNLSAPFISQFFKGPLMSVMPYVDILFGNETEAATFAKEQGLETDDIEEIAHRVKLLPKVNRNRQRIVVFTQGQYDTIATVGEKVMRFKVLDIDQNDIVDTNGAGDAFVGGFLSELVQEKSLEQCIYAGHYAANVIIQRSGCTFPEKPDFH, encoded by the exons ATGGGTAATCCCCTGCTGGACATCTGTGCCGTGGTGGACAAAGACTTTCTGGACAG gtatGGCCTGAAGCCCAATGATCAGATCCTAGCAGAAGAGAAGCACAAAGCACT gtttGATGAGCTTGTGAAGAAGAGTAAAGTGGAGTACCATGCAGGTGGCTCGACACAGAACTCTGTTAAAATTGCACAG tggaTGATCCAGGAGCCCCACAAGGTGGCGACGTTTTTCGGCTGTATAGGGAAAGATCACTTTGGGGAGATCCTGAAGCAGAAAGCGGCTGAAGCTCACGTGGACGCTCATTATTACGAGCAGAACGAACAACCGACAGGAACCTGTGCAGCCTGCATCACCGGGGAcaacag gtctctGGTTGCTAACCTGGCAGCTGCAAACTGTTACAATAAGGAGAAACATCTGGATCTGGAGAGTAACTGGAACCTGGTGGAGAAAGCAAGAGTCTACTACATTGCT ggtttcTTCCTGACCGTATCTCCGGAGTCGGTGTTGAAGGTGGCCAAGCACGCGAGTGAACACAACAAGATCTTCAGCCTGAACCTGTCGGCTCCCTTCATCAGTCAGTTCTTCAAAGGGCCGCTGATGAGCGTCATGCCCTACGTCGACATCCTGTTCGGCAACGAgacg GAAGCAGCTACGTTTGCAAAGGAGCAGGGATTGGAG acggATGATATAGAAGAGATTGCGCACAGGGTGAAGCTCCTCCCCAAAGTGAACAGGAACAGACAGAGGATTGTGGTGTTCACTCAGGGGCAGTATGATACCATCGCCACTGTGG gtGAGAAGGTGATGAGGTTCAAGGTGTTGGATATTGATCAGAATGATATTGTGGACACTAACGGAGCAGGAGACGCTTTTGTAGGAG ggttcCTCTCTGAGCTGGTTCAGGAGAAATCTCTGGAGCAGTGTATCTATGCAGGTCACTACGCTGCTAACGTCATCATCCAACGCTCCGGGTGCACCTTCCCCGAGAAACCGGACTTTCATTAA